GAAAGCGTCTACACCTCTATCCTTTCATCTAAATTCCAATAATGTGGTCTTGGAATTTTCAAATCATATGGAAACGTTTTTATGAAATGGCTCTTTTCTCTTATTAGGGTTAAGAATAAAAACTAGAAAGGAGGTTACTGAAAGGAAGTTCCATAAAAAAATAGGAGGGGATGAAAAAACAATGGGGAAAAATAAGAGTTTTATAGTGGCGATGATACCCGCCGGTATAGCCCTTAACTGGGTTGCTAACTCGATTGTGGAGATGCTGAAACTACCATTATTCCTTAACAACATTGGTACAGTGTTAAATGCGATTGTGATCGGTCCAGTATGGGGCGCGGTTACTGCCTTGATGACAAACGTAATTCTTGCTCTTATTGTTCGGTGGACGTATATTCCTTTTGCTTTAGTCGGGATGGTAGTCGCCTTTTTGGCTTATTTCTTCTTCAAAAAAGGATGGTACCAGAAAGGTTGGAAGGTTATTGTATCAGGAGCCGTAACGGGGGTAGTCGCCTCGGCCATAGCTACAGTGATTTCGGTATATGTATTTGGAGGATTCTCCGGTCATACTGTAGATGTATTAACGGCAGGGTTGATTGCTTCTGGACAAGAAATCTTTAATGCTGCGTTTATTGCTAATATGCCTGGAACGATGGCTGATAAGATTCTAACATTCTGGATTGTGTGGATGATTCTGAAGATGTTCCCTGTTCGTTACTTACCAAATGCGAAAGAGATTAAAAATAAGATTGGGACGACTAAGAAGAAGAGTGATGATAAGAAAATCTCAGCTTAGTACGATAATGTGAGAGGGGGGAGTCCTCTAAAACTCATTCGTACTAACTTTTTAGAAAAAAAGAACATCAAATCAACTACTCGTACTGTGTACGACACATAGTTGATTGATGTCCCTACCGTAAATTCCATCATATATAAGATGGAACGAAAAATCAAGTGAAATGCCTGTGTAGGTCAGGGTGCATGCTCTGATCTACCCATCAAAACATCATAGCTCATTAAAGGAGGAGAATGGATGAAGTTTATTCAGTTTACAGTCGATCATGATTCTTCTGTGAAGAAAGGAATCATTTCGTCTGAAGGGATAAAGGAGATTAGCGGAAATATTTTCACCTCTTGGGACTATACGGGGGATATATTCAAAGAGAATCAAATAAAGGTCACGTCTCCCTTGGAGCCAAATCAAGTTATTGGAATTGGGGCAAATTTTGTAAAAGAACCAGAGGATCTTCCTGCTCCTCCTGAAATGCCTGTATTCTTCTTTAAACCTACTTCCTCAGTCATTGGACCTAATGAAGACATCGTTATTCCTGAGGACTTAGATTCTGTGAAATTCGAGTCAGAAATAGCTGTGGTTATTGGGAAGGATGCGAAAAACATCCAGGAAGATGAAGTTGCAGATTATATATTTGGCTATACCATCGGAAATGATGTGACAGCGCCACAATACTTCCATAGTGATGGTCATTGGATGCTTGGTAAGGCTTTTGACACCTTTACTCCCCTTGGCCCTGCAATTGAAACGGACTTTGATTTAGCCAAGACGCGCATCAAAGCTTATCACAATGAAGAAAAGAAACAAGATAGTAACGTTGATGTAATGATTGTATCTATTAACAAAATGATTTCTTATCTAAGCCGTGTTCTCACATTGAAAGCGGGAGATGTCATACTGACTGGTAGTCCAGTTGGAGCTGAATTTCTTCAGGAGGAAGATACAATCGAATGTGAGGTAGAGGGGGTTGGTAGATTACGTAATCAAGTAGTGAAGGAAAGGAAGAAAGTAAGCTTATAATCGTTGAAATCTTCCCTACGGCTACATTCCATTAAATAGAAGTTAGAGGATATCTTGTATTGACATGAAATGTCGGAATATTCCTTCGATTCCGTTGTGTATGTGAAAGTCTAGGAGTATAATGAAGGCAAGAGTAAATTGGGAAAGTTTTCTATGCAAATATTTTTTTCTGAACATAAGAAAACGTTTCCACACTAATAGTAGGAGTGGGGAAGATGGCAACGATTAAAGACGTAGCGAAAACAGCAAATGTTTCCATATCAACGGTATCCCGTGTATTAAATAATAGTGGCTATACAAGTCAGGAAACAAAAGATCGAGTCTATCAAGCTGTTGAAAAATTAAAGTATCAAAAGAATATGGTAGCTGCTGCCATGATTAATAAGCACACTGCAACCTTAGGATTAATTATCCCTGATATTAAAAACATTTTCTATGGAGATTTAACAAGATCGGTAGAAGATACAGCTCATAAGTATGGATATAACGTGATTCTTTGTAATACTGATAATGATTTAAACAAAGAACGAGAGTATGTGGAATTCCTCATCCAAAAAGGAGTAGATGGCATTATATTCTCTACTCCGGAAGTAGAGGACAGAAATATTAAGGAACTAGTAAAAGCGAAACCCGAATTACCAGTCATAGTGTTAGGAAGTGAAGTCTCTGGTGTGAAAGTGGATGAAGTATTGGTTAACAATTTCCAGGGTGCTTATATGGCGACAGAACATCTTATTGAGTTAGGGCACGAAAACATTGGTTATATTAGCGGTCAGCCCCAATCTTATTCCACAAGTGAACGCCAGCAAGGCTATGAGTCAGCGTTACGGGACTTTGGTATAGAACCAAAACCTCACTACGTGATGAAAGATGAGTTTAAAGTGGAAAGCGGTTATCAACAAGGGAAAGAAATGCTGGCACGAGAAGATCGCCCTACAGCCATTTTTGCAGGAAACGATGCGATTGGTGTCGGTGTTTATCAGGCTGCTCGAGAGCTTGAACTACGTATTCCAGAAGATGTGTCTGTCGTTGGATTTGATGATTCCCAGTATGCAGAGATTGTCTATCCGACGTTAACAACGGTCCGCACTCCTATCGTGCAAATGGGAGATAAAGCTGTACAATTGGCTGTTCAGCTATCGGAAGATGAACGAAACTTCAAAGAGACCATTACGTTCGAACCAACTCTTACGGAACGTAATTCTACGAGAGCACTAAAGGAAAACGTTTTTCGAAAAGTAAATTAAAATGTAAAGGAGGAATATCACATGAACAGTCTCTATATTCCAAAGGATAGCTTGCTTCATAACCTTGACCCTCGTACGAAAATGATTTTTGTTGCATTTGTCGTTATCAGTTCCTTCCTGCTAAATGATCCAGCGCTTCAGCTCATATTACTAGTTGCTTTGTTACCGCTTGTTGTAGCATCGAAACTAGTGAAGCCTTATTTGATTTCCATACAGTTTCTCATTTTATTTGCCGTGTTGATTATGACGGTTCATGGTATTTACAACCCAGTTGGTACCACTCCCATTTTCGAAAT
This DNA window, taken from Pontibacillus yanchengensis, encodes the following:
- a CDS encoding ECF transporter S component, giving the protein MGKNKSFIVAMIPAGIALNWVANSIVEMLKLPLFLNNIGTVLNAIVIGPVWGAVTALMTNVILALIVRWTYIPFALVGMVVAFLAYFFFKKGWYQKGWKVIVSGAVTGVVASAIATVISVYVFGGFSGHTVDVLTAGLIASGQEIFNAAFIANMPGTMADKILTFWIVWMILKMFPVRYLPNAKEIKNKIGTTKKKSDDKKISA
- a CDS encoding fumarylacetoacetate hydrolase family protein produces the protein MKFIQFTVDHDSSVKKGIISSEGIKEISGNIFTSWDYTGDIFKENQIKVTSPLEPNQVIGIGANFVKEPEDLPAPPEMPVFFFKPTSSVIGPNEDIVIPEDLDSVKFESEIAVVIGKDAKNIQEDEVADYIFGYTIGNDVTAPQYFHSDGHWMLGKAFDTFTPLGPAIETDFDLAKTRIKAYHNEEKKQDSNVDVMIVSINKMISYLSRVLTLKAGDVILTGSPVGAEFLQEEDTIECEVEGVGRLRNQVVKERKKVSL
- a CDS encoding LacI family DNA-binding transcriptional regulator, which codes for MATIKDVAKTANVSISTVSRVLNNSGYTSQETKDRVYQAVEKLKYQKNMVAAAMINKHTATLGLIIPDIKNIFYGDLTRSVEDTAHKYGYNVILCNTDNDLNKEREYVEFLIQKGVDGIIFSTPEVEDRNIKELVKAKPELPVIVLGSEVSGVKVDEVLVNNFQGAYMATEHLIELGHENIGYISGQPQSYSTSERQQGYESALRDFGIEPKPHYVMKDEFKVESGYQQGKEMLAREDRPTAIFAGNDAIGVGVYQAARELELRIPEDVSVVGFDDSQYAEIVYPTLTTVRTPIVQMGDKAVQLAVQLSEDERNFKETITFEPTLTERNSTRALKENVFRKVN